In Raphanus sativus cultivar WK10039 chromosome 5, ASM80110v3, whole genome shotgun sequence, the following proteins share a genomic window:
- the LOC108858434 gene encoding uncharacterized protein LOC108858434, with the protein MYRDLWHPRGRLIDLTGELGTQKLGIRRDAKICEVFVAGEWRFRNCRDHRIQELVQAIIRYPLALQDSISDGAIWKCGENEYKDRFVAAETWNLVREHKAEVPWHKLVWFPQGVPRYGFITWLAVRDRLATGHRTSQWGQPQVCIYCGEPDETRDHLFFACPFTFTLWLRVVGNLLGVEPDPDWHTTLTRLLTGSYDKLTSILLRLVFQVTIYSIWRERNDRRHKGCVKSMDQVARVIDKTVRNRITSLDYRYKPRLQGLMQRWFSAH; encoded by the coding sequence ATGTACAGAGATCTGTGGCACCCTAGAGGGAGACTGATTGATCTTACGGGTGAACTAGGTACTCAGAAACTCGGCATTCGGAGAGATGCGAAAATCTGTGAAGTCTTCGTAGCTGGGGAATGGAGATTCCGGAACTGCCGCGATCACCGTATACAGGAGCTAGTTCAAGCTATTATCAGGTATCCTCTTGCCCTTCAAGATTCAATTAGTGATGGTGCAATCTGGAAGTGTGGGGAAAATGAATACAAAGATAGATTTGTGGCTGCTGAGACTTGGAACTTGGTTCGGGAACATAAGGCTGAAGTTCCATGGCATAAGCTGGTCTGGTTTCCGCAGGGGGTTCCACGATACGGTTTCATTACTTGGCTAGCTGTGCGGGACAGGTTAGCCACAGGACACAGGACAAGTCAGTGGGGGCAACCGCAGGTTTGTATCTATTGTGGCGAGCCTGATGAGACTCGAGATCATCTTTTCTTTGCATGTCCGTTTACCTTCACACTCTGGCTGCGCGTGGTGGGGAACCTCCTTGGAGTCGAACCTGACCCTGATTGGCACACAACATTGACTCGACTGCTGACAGGGAGCTACGATAAGCTCACCTCTATTCTGCTGCGGTTGGTGTTTCAGGTCACTATATATTCCATTTGGCGTGAACGAAATGACAGGCGGCATAAAGGCTGTGTGAAATCTATGGATCAGGTTGCTAGGGTGATTGACAAGACTGTACGGAATCGGATTACATCTCTGGATTATCGCTACAAACCTAGGCTACAAGGTCTGATGCAAAGATGGTTTAGTGCACACTAA
- the LOC108861634 gene encoding kunitz trypsin inhibitor 2, translated as MKMKKRSVIVFFISLLLAAAICATNGELVKDSDGNPVQVARPYFIQPVKTENNSGGGLVPAPNTIFPLCPLGISQIPIADQPGLPVSVTYPFILPALIVTSSIVNIEFKSNIWPVCNEFSKYWEVDDSSNASKEPAILIGGNPTSPNSWFKIEKAGEESGENTYKLTTLNGTVGAIQGACFRAPQLVLTNDDAKILLVKFKKVNDDTTAIPSTSTVDSLRQRMFPFY; from the coding sequence ATGAAAATGAAGAAACGTTCAGTAATCGTCTTTTTCATCAGTCTCCTATTGGCTGCAGCTATCTGTGCTACCAATGGGGAATTGGTGAAAGATTCCGACGGAAATCCAGTTCAAGTCGCTAGACCATACTTCATCCAACCGGTTAAGACGGAGAATAATAGTGGTGGTGGCCTTGTCCCAGCCCCCAATACAATATTTCCTTTGTGTCCGCTTGGCATCTCTCAGATACCAATTGCAGACCAACCGGGCCTACCTGTTAGCGTCACATATCCATTCATTCTCCCAGCACTCATTGTGACATCTTCCATTGTAAACATCGAGTTCAAGTCCAACATATGGCCGGTTTGCAACGAGTTTTCCAAGTATTGGGAAGTCGATGATTCCTCAAATGCTAGCAAGGAACCAGCGATTCTCATCGGTGGTAATCCCACGAGCCCAAATAGTTGGTTTAAGATAGAGAAAGCTGGTGAAGAATCCGGAGAAAACACTTACAAATTGACCACCTTAAACGGAACCGTTGGAGCCATCCAAGGGGCATGCTTCCGTGCACCACAATTAGTTCTGACCAATGATGATGCTAAGATCTTACTCGTCAAGTTCAAGAAAGTTAATGATGATACGACGGCTATTCCTTCTACTTCCACGGTAGATAGTTTACGTCAAAGGATGTTCCCATTCTACTAG